The Nostoc cf. commune SO-36 genomic sequence GATGAAATTAAGCGACAAAACCTAAATTATGTAGTTAATAACACAGCAGTCTTTAAAACTATAACTGCTAATCGAATAGAGCAAGGGCGCAAGCCTGATGCAAGTGTCATAGATAAAGATAAATGGCGCTCAAATCGTTCTGCTTATGCTGCCCTCGAAGAACCCATCCAGTTAGCTGTAGAAGTGACATCAACTAATTGGGAAGATGACTACATTGATAAATTAGATGAATATCAACGTTTAGGTATTACAGAATATTGGATTGTAGATTATTTGGCAATTGGGCTAAGAGAGTATTTAGGAAATCCAAAAGTTCCGGCTGTATTTGTTTTTTTATTAGATGCTGAGGGTAAATACCAATGCACACATTTTAGAGGTTCAGAACGGATTGTGTCACGAACTTTTCCTGAACTGGCGTTGACAGCAGACCAAATATTAACAGCTTAATAGTTGATAAAAGTGATAGTTTGATAAAGCTTAATCACAATGTATTAAAATGGCTGACTTTTTTGCTACTTATGGTTCTCTAATTGTTTCTATGGTATTGGGGGCGCTACTAGGGTTATCGCTTTACTTACCCCTAATGACAGGGCAATTGT encodes the following:
- a CDS encoding Uma2 family endonuclease, encoding MKTYTKQKLTFEQFLEECPEEGLYELVDGEIVEVRVTRNHDDVANFLLFGFNDEIKRQNLNYVVNNTAVFKTITANRIEQGRKPDASVIDKDKWRSNRSAYAALEEPIQLAVEVTSTNWEDDYIDKLDEYQRLGITEYWIVDYLAIGLREYLGNPKVPAVFVFLLDAEGKYQCTHFRGSERIVSRTFPELALTADQILTA